The nucleotide sequence CAGCAAGATCAGCCTTCACGCCAGGCTTCGGACTGACAGGTCCGCGAGTCACATCCCCATGCCCGGCTCCTCCCAGCGCCGAAACATTGCCCTTGCCTGGATGGGTTCCGGCGCCGTTTGGTTTCTTTCAATGCGAAATCCGTTTCGGTTCGAAGGAAACTTATGCGACTGTTTGTTCTCTTTGCGCTCGTGGCGCTTGCTGGGCTGCGCCCGGCGTTTTCTCAGGTTCTCATCACGGAAGTGTTGCCCGGTGTCGTGACTTCGGCGGACAGCGGGGATACGGTGGAACTGTTCAACGCCGGGGTGGCCCCGGTGGATCTGACCAATTGGGTGCTGACGGATTTGGACCCCGCATCGGTGGAATCGAGCCCGCCGAGCGAGGGGACGTTTGCTCCACCCGCGTTGGCCTTGCCGGTACTCGCGCCGGGGGATTTCGCGGTCGTGCAGTTTGTCGACAGCGATGTCGTGCTGAACGCATCCTTCCTCGTCACCAACTACGGTCTGCGGATTCGGACGCCCCTGGCGACTGCCGCGTCCAGTTTTCTTGGCAACACGGACGAGCAGCTTCTTCTGCTCGATGCGGTGGGCGATCCGCGCGATTTCGTGGCGTGGTACGACACGGGCGACGCGATCAGTTCGGATTCGCGCGAGGACATCGCCGCAGTGACATTGCCAACGGCGGCGTACGGGTTGGACTTGAGCCTGTTTTCCGCGGCGGGCACGGACGCGATCGCGAACGATGCGGAGTACCATGCGGCTGCGATTGACTTCACCGGGTTGTCGAGCGTCTCGACGTACGGCGGGGGAGCGCTGCGGCGGCGCTCGACGAACGGCGTGTTCCAGGTGACGAACCCGACCTCGCCGGCGGACTGGGAAGCGATTCCGCGCGACGAGGTTCGGCTCGGGAATCCATCCGATCGTGTGCCGACCGCGTCCGGTTTCCGACCGATTCGCATCACGGATAGCATGCCCGCGTGGTTCGCAGAACTGGAATCGACGCTGTTTCCGGATCGGCGGATTGCGCGTTTTGCGGACCAAATGCCGTCGGATTTCCTGCCGCCTTCGCCGGGCGATCAGGCGGCGTTCCAGGGCTTGGTCGATCGCATGCTGGCGGGACAGTTCGAGGAGGCTTTCGCCGACGCGGTTCCGTTGGGGTACGAGGTTGTCGAGTTCCTGGACGAGGGCTCTGGCGAGACGTTCATGTTGTTGCGCGAGCAGGTCGCCGCGGGGCGGCCAGGGTTCCGCGGCCAGGGCACGTTCGTTGTCGGGTTCGGCCCGGACACGCGGCCGGATTTGTGTCTGCAGGCGCCGCACCCGGTTTACGACAGCCTCACACTGGACGAGCTTGGGCTGGCGATTCCGCAACTGCAACCGCGCTGGGCGATGGTGGCCGGCACGCACCGCAACAATGCGACGACGGATACGCTCTGCGACGGGCAACTGACCAGCGGCGTGCCTTACCGCGTCAGCGATGTCGCCCACGCGACGGACAGTTTCTTCCACGCTGCGCATCGGCGCCTGGAGGCCGTGCAGCCGACGATGACGCACGTGCAGCTTCATGGGTTCTGCTGTCCCGGCGATGCGAATCATCCGACGTTGACGGACGACGTTGTCGCTTCCAACGGGATCGATGCGGTGCCCGCGCCGGGGTCGCTCGTGCAAGTCTTCGCCCAGCGGCTCGATGCGCAGAACTACATGGCGAACGGCGACCTGACGACGACCGGCGTCTTCGGCGACACGGCGGATGAACTCGGTGCGACAAACAACATCCAGGGACGCATCACGAACGGCGTGGCGGCTCTCGACGCGTGCGACACGGCGGCGATCACGGCGTCCGATCGCTTCCTGCACATCGAGCAAGACCCCGACGTGCGTGACGATCCGCAACACGTCATCACGGCGCTGGCAGAGGCGCTCGATCTGACGGGCATCGTGTTGCTCGTCGACCTGTCAAGCTTCGACGCCGTCTGGAACGGCCCGGACCAGGGGCCTCGTGTGCGCTGGTCTACGAGCGCGGAAATCGACAGCCTCGGGTTCGTGGTCTATCGAGCGGAAGCGATCGGGCCCGCGTGGCGCCGAGGGGCGGCGCTGAACGATGCGCTGATCCCAGCGATCGGAAATCCCGGCGCCGACTATTGGTTCGACGATCCGAAGCCGCTCTCCGGCGCGAGCGACGCGCGCGCGTATTTTCTAGAGGAACTGGACGGCTCAGGGCGGCGAATGACGTTCGGCCCGGCGGTCTACGGCGGGGGAGTGACCACGAGCGCCATCGATGCGTGGGGATTGTACGAAGGGCGGTAGGTGTTGTGTTGAACCCCGGTGGGGTTCGATTGGGTGGCGCGCGAAACCCAGGGTGGCGCCTGCGGCTTACCCTGGGCTGGGTTGTGTAAGCCCTTCGGGCTAGGGTCGGGGCTCGAGCGCGCGTGTGTGGGGCGAGGGTTTGGCGGGGCTTGGGCAGGATCAGCCTTCGCGCGAGTCTTCGGCCTGACAAGTGCCCGAGTCACTTCGGGTTGTGAGTGATGCGTCGGGATTGCGATTGTTCCCCTAGGTGGGTGTTGGTCAGATGGAGAGGATGTTTGAAGGTCTATCCACTTGGGTCCCTAATGACCTGCGATCTTCTTGGAGGCAAGGAACATGGCGTGTGCGTTGTTGAACAAGGTCTCCCCCGCGCTTGTTGATTTTGTCGAGGAGCAAGGAATGCGCGTTATCAGTGAGCGCTTCGATGAGATGAATTTCGGCAATATACTCGTTGTTGCAAGTTCCCCGAGGTTTCACCTTCGAGTGAGCCGCGATCGAGGAGTTGCCAGCATTGAGATCCGTCCCTCTGGCGGGACTGATTGGCATTTTCTGGAGCCAGTCTTGGCGTTTTTGGATGCAGGTATGGATACACTTGAGGCCGAAATCGATGAACTTGCCAAAGGTCTGCTAGAAAAGCAGAAGGAAGTGGCCGCTCTCATGGGAAGCGATTTGGTTGAAATTGGCTTCGCTAAGTTCGAAAAGGAGTTCGAAGAGCTTTGGGAGCAGACGTGTATGCGAAGATGGGGTATGGGTGAATAGGCATCTTCTGTTGAACCCCGTTGGGGTTCGGTTGGGTGGCGCGCGTAACCCAGGGTGGCGCCTTCGGCTTACCCTGGGCTGGATTGTGTAAGCCCTTCGGGCTAGGGTGGGGGATAGGCTATGGGGCCGGGTTGAGCGCCGACGGTTTTTCAGACGTGGCTGCGCGAAGGGACTTCGGGTCAGGCCACGGGGTGTCTCGAGCGCGTCTGTGTGGGCGAGAGGTTGGAAGGACTCCGACAGGATGCCCGAGTTACCTCGAAGCGTCTTCGCTGGGTGCCCGGCCCGCTATTGGCTTGGGTTTTGGTGACTTGTCTCTTGCCGTGGCGGCGTGCAGCCGCGGATAAAGCCGTCATCATGTCGAAGAAGCCCGCTCGCAAACAGCCCAAGCAGTCTCCTCAAGGCCCGCCGACACCGCCCCGGCGGAGGGCGGAGCCGCCTCCGTTGCGGCTGGAGCCGTGGGCGATCGGGTTCGCGGCGTTCCACATGCTGGTTGCGGGTTTCCTGTTCTATACCGAGGTGACGGATGCGGACATCGGGGCCGTTTGCGGCGAAGGCTGCGGCGGCGCAACGTTGGCGGGCGTACCGCTATCGCTGTTGGGCTTGTTGTCCATGGCAGTGGTCGCGGCGCTGGCGGCGGCGGTCTGGAAGCGCGCCACTCCGGCGCTGAAGGTCGCGGCGGCGGTTGCCGCTTTGGCGCACGCTGGGGCCTCGTGGGGATTCGCCGGCGAGCAATGGGTCGGCGCGGCGAAGATGTGTGTCTTCTGCCAGGTGGCGGCGGTTCTGTCGGCCGGAACGGCGGCGCTGCTGGCCCCGGGGCTGGGAGCCGTCCGCCGCATGGGAATCGCCTGGGGCGTCGGCGCGCCGATCGTCGGTGTGGCGGTAGCGCTGGTGACTTTCCCGATGCTGGAGGGCGCCGCTCCGGAGGCCGAGGTCATTCGGCACGTGATCGATGTCGAGCCGCCGGCGGCCAATGAGGGGTTGGGCCACACGAACCCGACGGCGATCGAGGGCGCGTTGAGGGCGGCTTCGCTCGGTTCGGACGACGCGCCGTACGAGATGGTTGTGCTGACGGATTTCGCCTGTCCGATCTGTCGGCGGTTCGAGCAGAACACCCTGCCGACGTTGATTAAGGAAGCGGTCGACACGGGGCAGTTGCGCATCCAGTTCCTGTTCGCGG is from bacterium and encodes:
- a CDS encoding lamin tail domain-containing protein, with product MRLFVLFALVALAGLRPAFSQVLITEVLPGVVTSADSGDTVELFNAGVAPVDLTNWVLTDLDPASVESSPPSEGTFAPPALALPVLAPGDFAVVQFVDSDVVLNASFLVTNYGLRIRTPLATAASSFLGNTDEQLLLLDAVGDPRDFVAWYDTGDAISSDSREDIAAVTLPTAAYGLDLSLFSAAGTDAIANDAEYHAAAIDFTGLSSVSTYGGGALRRRSTNGVFQVTNPTSPADWEAIPRDEVRLGNPSDRVPTASGFRPIRITDSMPAWFAELESTLFPDRRIARFADQMPSDFLPPSPGDQAAFQGLVDRMLAGQFEEAFADAVPLGYEVVEFLDEGSGETFMLLREQVAAGRPGFRGQGTFVVGFGPDTRPDLCLQAPHPVYDSLTLDELGLAIPQLQPRWAMVAGTHRNNATTDTLCDGQLTSGVPYRVSDVAHATDSFFHAAHRRLEAVQPTMTHVQLHGFCCPGDANHPTLTDDVVASNGIDAVPAPGSLVQVFAQRLDAQNYMANGDLTTTGVFGDTADELGATNNIQGRITNGVAALDACDTAAITASDRFLHIEQDPDVRDDPQHVITALAEALDLTGIVLLVDLSSFDAVWNGPDQGPRVRWSTSAEIDSLGFVVYRAEAIGPAWRRGAALNDALIPAIGNPGADYWFDDPKPLSGASDARAYFLEELDGSGRRMTFGPAVYGGGVTTSAIDAWGLYEGR
- a CDS encoding thioredoxin domain-containing protein encodes the protein MSKKPARKQPKQSPQGPPTPPRRRAEPPPLRLEPWAIGFAAFHMLVAGFLFYTEVTDADIGAVCGEGCGGATLAGVPLSLLGLLSMAVVAALAAAVWKRATPALKVAAAVAALAHAGASWGFAGEQWVGAAKMCVFCQVAAVLSAGTAALLAPGLGAVRRMGIAWGVGAPIVGVAVALVTFPMLEGAAPEAEVIRHVIDVEPPAANEGLGHTNPTAIEGALRAASLGSDDAPYEMVVLTDFACPICRRFEQNTLPTLIKEAVDTGQLRIQFLFAAKGIEKGRTKIIAATASAMAGVPFDETLKRLHPVTLQSVPQGVHLFSDIIAPEQGLEQVGRIVREGGWDTVVALHARQAREVSVKYFKGRSGTPAFVLYERKNPKREPYVFYGYQRPGPFLEYMNLKEGE